One genomic region from Penaeus monodon isolate SGIC_2016 chromosome 24, NSTDA_Pmon_1, whole genome shotgun sequence encodes:
- the LOC119588932 gene encoding tyrosine-protein kinase CSK-like, which yields MEGMIPTSYVTECRKEVKLNTMAWFHGKISREEAENLLTPREDGLFLVRESTNFPGDYTLCVCFEQKVGYTTNKAFPSCSDTCSGMAYLESQKVVHRDLAARNVLISEEGVAKVCDFGLAQEMKLKLDGGKFPIKWTAPEALRQSKFSNKSDMWSFGILLWEIYSFGRVPYPRIPLADVMKHVEKGYRMEAPDLCPPEVYQLMKDAWNENCKRRPTFQEALKRLTQLRQSSLA from the exons ATGGAGGGCATGATACCCACCTCGTACGTCACGGAATGCAGGAAGGAGGTCAAGCTCAATACTATGGC ATGGTTCCACGGCAAGATCAGCCGTGAGGAAGCCGAGAACCTGCTGACGCCGCGCGAGGACGGCCTCTTCCTGGTGCGCGAGTCCACTAACTTCCCCGGGGACTACACACTCTGCGTCTGCTTCGAGCAGAAGGTGGga TACACTACAAATAAAGCCTTCCCTTCCTGCAGCGACACCTGTAGTGGCATGGCTTACTTGGAGTCCCAAAAGGTGGTCCACCGTGACCTGGCTGCCCGCAATGTGCTCATCAGCGAGGAAGGTGTGGCCAAGGTTTGCGACTTTGGCCTGGCCCAGGAAATGAAGCTTAAGCTGGACGGTGGGAAGTTCCCCATCAAGTGGACAGCACCTGAGGCTCTCAGACAGAGT AAATTTTCAAACAAATCCGATATGTGGTCTTTTGGAATTCTTCTGTGGGAGATTTACTCTTTTGGTAGAGTTCCTTACCCTCGAATT CCACTAGCAGATGTGATGAAACATGTCGAAAAAGGTTACCGCATGGAGGCACCTGACCTCTGCCCTCCGGAAGTTTACCAGCTCATGAAGGAT GCATGGAACGAGAACTGCAAACGTAGACCCACATTCCAAGAGGCACTCAAACGACTCACACAGCTGCGACAGTCTAGCCTGGCATGA